In one window of Rhodospirillales bacterium DNA:
- a CDS encoding C-terminal binding protein, translating into MHVILYPDSVAQDGLAIERDEAADLAEVVVFPGRFRSDVPEADWARADALVTGLHMPIDEEIIDGLGQCRIITRLGVGYDLIDTRAAGRRGIMVCNVPDYGTTEVADHAMALILTFARGIVQFHERFLRTEDPIWDYSASPTVTRLTGKRLGVIGLGRIGTAAAMRAKGFGLHVAAYDPYIPDGQELALGVERFHDLQAMLGTCDFLTVHCLANAETANLIDRAAVAAMKPGAILVNTARGAIVDLDAVQWGLETGHLGAAGLDVFPEEPPPADHPLMRAWRAREEWIRDRLVITPHAAFYSAAGFDFLRRKALRTCLDYLEDGRLSNCVNGQYVADG; encoded by the coding sequence GTGCACGTCATCCTGTATCCCGATTCGGTGGCCCAGGACGGGTTGGCGATCGAGCGGGACGAAGCGGCCGACCTCGCGGAGGTAGTGGTCTTCCCGGGACGATTCCGTAGCGATGTTCCTGAAGCGGACTGGGCTCGGGCCGATGCCCTGGTAACCGGCCTCCACATGCCTATCGACGAAGAGATCATCGATGGGCTGGGGCAGTGCCGCATCATCACCCGGCTCGGTGTCGGCTATGACTTGATCGACACGCGCGCCGCCGGTCGCCGCGGAATCATGGTGTGCAACGTTCCGGACTACGGGACCACCGAGGTTGCAGACCATGCCATGGCGCTGATCCTGACCTTTGCGCGCGGCATCGTGCAGTTCCATGAGCGGTTCCTCCGGACGGAGGATCCGATCTGGGACTACTCGGCGTCGCCCACGGTCACCCGGCTCACCGGCAAGCGTCTGGGCGTAATTGGCCTGGGCCGGATCGGAACCGCGGCGGCGATGCGGGCCAAGGGTTTCGGGCTGCACGTGGCTGCGTACGATCCGTACATCCCGGATGGCCAGGAGTTGGCATTGGGTGTGGAGCGGTTCCACGACCTGCAAGCGATGCTCGGGACCTGTGACTTTCTCACCGTTCACTGTCTTGCGAATGCAGAGACCGCCAATCTGATCGATCGCGCGGCTGTCGCGGCGATGAAACCGGGCGCAATTCTCGTGAACACGGCCCGCGGCGCGATCGTCGACCTGGATGCGGTCCAATGGGGACTCGAAACGGGACATCTTGGGGCGGCTGGCCTCGACGTGTTTCCGGAAGAACCGCCGCCGGCCGATCACCCGTTGATGCGGGCTTGGCGGGCACGCGAGGAGTGGATCCGAGACCGGCTGGTGATTACCCCGCACGCCGCTTTCTACAGCGCGGCAGGCTTCGATTTTCTTCGGCGCAAGGCGCTGCGGACATGCCTCGACTATTTGGAAGACGGCAGGCTGAGCAACTGTGTCAATGGGCAGTATGTGGCGGATGGGTAG
- a CDS encoding dihydroxy-acid dehydratase has product MAKGNGESGYRSHVWFGGDEMMNFAHRSWMKNQGFAAENFDGRPVIGICNTASEVTPCNAHLDRVAEAVKRGVWKAGGFPLEFPVMSLGEPVMRPTTMLYRNLTSIDVEESIRANPFDGVVLLCGCDKTTPATIMGASSVDIPTLVVTGGPMLNGKYRGRDIGSGTDVWRLTDDLRAGVITLEDYQEAEACMSRSAGHCMTMGTASTMASVSEALGLQLPGSAAIPAVDSRRYALSERAGMQIVQNVEAGLKLSDVLDRKAFENAIKVNAAIGGSTNAIVHLLAIAGRIGVQLRLQDFDDLIREVPFIVNLQPSGEYLMEDFFYAGGLPVVMKEILPHLHGDAITVTGRTVAENVGSAKNWNEDVIRPSAKPINVGAGTAILRGNLAPDGAVIKISAADAGLMQHRGRAVVFESVEDLHARLDQPDLDIDETCVMVLKGAGPKGYPGMPEVGNLPLPKKVLERGIRDMVRISDARMSGTCFGTVVLHVAPEAAVGGPLALVRDGDMIELDVARRRLHLDVDDGELRRRREAWQAPPPASERGWVNLYTERVLQANEGADLDFLRGSSGSGVPRPSH; this is encoded by the coding sequence ATGGCCAAAGGCAACGGGGAATCGGGGTACCGGAGCCACGTCTGGTTCGGTGGCGACGAGATGATGAACTTCGCGCACCGGTCGTGGATGAAGAACCAGGGATTTGCGGCCGAGAATTTCGACGGCCGGCCCGTGATCGGTATCTGCAACACGGCCAGCGAGGTGACACCCTGCAACGCGCACCTTGACCGCGTGGCCGAGGCGGTGAAACGCGGGGTCTGGAAGGCCGGCGGCTTCCCGCTGGAATTCCCGGTGATGAGCCTGGGTGAGCCGGTTATGCGGCCGACGACCATGCTGTACCGCAACCTCACCAGCATCGACGTCGAGGAATCCATCCGCGCCAATCCATTCGACGGGGTGGTCCTCTTGTGCGGCTGTGACAAGACCACGCCCGCCACCATCATGGGGGCGTCGTCGGTCGACATCCCCACGCTGGTGGTGACAGGTGGGCCCATGCTGAACGGCAAGTATCGCGGTCGCGACATCGGCTCGGGAACCGACGTCTGGCGCCTGACCGACGACCTCCGGGCAGGGGTGATCACGCTGGAGGACTATCAGGAAGCCGAGGCCTGCATGTCCCGCAGCGCAGGCCACTGCATGACGATGGGGACTGCCTCCACGATGGCGAGCGTGTCCGAGGCGCTGGGACTGCAGCTGCCCGGTTCGGCGGCCATTCCCGCCGTCGATTCGCGCCGATACGCGCTGTCCGAGCGCGCCGGAATGCAGATCGTTCAGAACGTCGAGGCAGGCCTCAAGCTGTCGGATGTGCTTGACCGAAAGGCCTTCGAGAACGCCATCAAGGTGAACGCCGCGATCGGCGGGTCGACCAACGCGATCGTGCATTTGCTGGCGATCGCCGGCCGGATCGGGGTGCAGCTTCGCCTGCAGGACTTCGACGACCTCATCCGCGAAGTGCCCTTCATCGTGAATCTGCAGCCGTCCGGTGAATACCTGATGGAAGACTTCTTCTACGCGGGCGGGTTGCCCGTCGTCATGAAGGAAATTCTTCCGCACCTGCACGGCGACGCCATCACCGTCACCGGGCGCACCGTGGCCGAGAACGTGGGCAGCGCCAAGAACTGGAATGAGGACGTCATTCGTCCGTCGGCGAAGCCCATCAATGTAGGGGCGGGCACGGCGATCTTGCGGGGGAATCTGGCTCCGGACGGTGCGGTGATCAAAATTTCCGCAGCGGATGCCGGCCTCATGCAGCACCGAGGCAGGGCGGTTGTCTTCGAATCGGTAGAAGACCTGCATGCGCGTCTGGATCAGCCGGACCTGGACATCGACGAGACCTGCGTCATGGTCCTGAAGGGCGCCGGCCCGAAGGGCTATCCCGGTATGCCGGAGGTCGGCAACCTGCCGCTTCCCAAGAAGGTCCTCGAGCGGGGCATCCGCGACATGGTGCGGATCTCTGATGCCCGCATGTCCGGGACGTGCTTCGGCACCGTCGTGCTGCACGTCGCGCCCGAAGCTGCCGTCGGAGGGCCGCTCGCGCTGGTCCGAGACGGCGACATGATTGAGCTTGATGTTGCTCGCCGACGCTTGCACCTCGACGTGGACGACGGCGAACTTCGCCGGCGCCGAGAAGCATGGCAGGCACCGCCGCCCGCTTCCGAGCGGGGCTGGGTAAACCTCTATACCGAACGGGTCCTGCAGGCGAACGAAGGCGCTGATCTCGACTTCCTGCGTGGCAGCAGCGGGTCGGGCGTTCCGCGGCCTTCACACTGA